The Mucilaginibacter yixingensis genome window below encodes:
- a CDS encoding ABC transporter ATP-binding protein yields MLSVNDFCGMVKYPIISVDNLVKHYGDFEAVKGISFEVFEGEIFGLLGPNGAGKTTTLEIIETLRPKTSGSVTVDGFNIERDADQIKQRIGVQLQAAGYYPNLNLTELIELFSGLYGIKVSAHEMLDKVALTDKAKSKYKELSGGQKQRFSIATTLINNPRIIFLDEPTTGLDPQARRNLWDLIRQIRDNGTTVVITTHYMDEAEELCDRIAFVDGGRIIGLDTPDHFIDELIASGFQRKKEVKGANLEDVFIAKTGKEWKDG; encoded by the coding sequence ATGCTTTCAGTGAACGATTTTTGCGGCATGGTAAAATACCCCATTATTTCAGTTGACAACCTTGTTAAACATTATGGCGATTTTGAAGCTGTAAAAGGTATCAGCTTTGAGGTTTTTGAGGGCGAGATCTTCGGGCTGCTCGGTCCGAATGGCGCCGGCAAAACCACCACGTTAGAGATTATTGAAACCCTGCGCCCAAAAACATCGGGCAGCGTAACGGTTGACGGTTTTAATATTGAGCGCGATGCCGATCAGATCAAACAACGCATAGGCGTGCAGCTACAGGCTGCAGGTTACTACCCCAATCTTAACCTTACCGAGCTTATCGAATTGTTCTCTGGCCTGTACGGCATCAAAGTATCGGCACATGAGATGCTGGATAAAGTGGCCCTGACAGATAAAGCCAAATCAAAATACAAAGAGCTTTCTGGCGGGCAAAAACAACGTTTCTCTATTGCCACTACGCTCATTAACAATCCCCGCATTATTTTTCTGGACGAGCCCACTACCGGCCTTGACCCTCAGGCCCGCCGTAACCTGTGGGACCTGATCCGTCAGATCCGTGATAACGGCACTACCGTGGTTATTACCACCCACTACATGGACGAAGCCGAAGAACTATGTGACCGTATAGCCTTTGTAGACGGCGGCCGCATCATCGGCCTGGATACTCCCGACCACTTTATTGACGAACTGATAGCCAGCGGCTTCCAGCGCAAAAAAGAGGTAAAAGGCGCCAACCTGGAGGACGTATTTATTGCCAAAACAGGCAAAGAGTGGAAGGATGGGTAA
- a CDS encoding ABC transporter permease: protein MTEIKKYNNFRATMAIAKASLRSILRSPSAVIFTLAFPLIFIVVFANLGGGMKVDVGQTKTTDTTNVIYRALKQSQIIRFVTNQSEAEMTKNLGEGTLDAVIDIKKQAAPTMPVDMTVRYSKASAQKGAILKSLLSNILYTAQSRQIAMYQQLSGIKIPKAVDLKEEVVSGREFKYIDFILPGQLGFSLLSTGVFGTAFVFLSLRQTLVIKRFFATPVKRYSIILGEMLARIVFSLFGAVVIVTIGHFVFHFTLINGVSTLLTMLALSFIGLIVFMGFGFVVSSIAKNESTIPPLSNIITLPQFLLSGTFFSTSVFPKWLQPLANILPLTHLNNAMRRVAFEGASLAGCTHELLILFIWGICVYAVAIKLFKWE, encoded by the coding sequence ATGACTGAAATAAAGAAATACAATAATTTCCGCGCAACCATGGCAATTGCCAAGGCCAGCTTGCGCTCTATATTACGCAGCCCGTCGGCTGTAATTTTTACGCTGGCTTTTCCGTTAATATTTATCGTGGTGTTTGCCAACCTGGGCGGCGGCATGAAGGTTGACGTGGGTCAGACTAAAACTACCGATACCACCAACGTTATCTATAGGGCGCTGAAACAAAGCCAGATCATTCGCTTCGTAACCAATCAGAGCGAGGCCGAGATGACCAAAAACCTGGGCGAAGGCACGCTGGACGCAGTGATAGATATTAAAAAGCAGGCCGCCCCTACCATGCCGGTTGATATGACCGTACGTTACAGCAAGGCATCGGCACAGAAAGGCGCCATCCTGAAATCATTGCTGAGCAACATCCTTTACACCGCTCAAAGCCGTCAGATAGCGATGTATCAGCAACTCTCGGGCATCAAAATCCCAAAGGCAGTTGATCTGAAAGAGGAAGTGGTATCAGGTCGTGAGTTTAAATATATCGATTTTATATTACCGGGCCAGCTGGGTTTCTCGCTGTTGAGTACAGGCGTATTCGGTACAGCATTCGTGTTCCTGAGCTTACGCCAAACGCTGGTGATCAAACGCTTTTTTGCAACGCCGGTTAAACGCTACAGCATCATTTTAGGTGAGATGCTGGCGCGTATTGTGTTCTCGCTGTTCGGCGCTGTGGTAATTGTTACCATCGGGCACTTTGTGTTCCACTTTACGCTGATTAATGGGGTTAGCACCCTGCTCACCATGCTGGCGCTATCCTTTATAGGCCTCATTGTATTTATGGGCTTCGGGTTTGTGGTATCCAGCATTGCCAAAAACGAGAGCACTATACCGCCGCTCAGCAATATCATTACGCTGCCGCAGTTCCTCTTATCGGGCACGTTCTTTTCTACCAGTGTGTTCCCAAAATGGCTGCAACCCCTGGCTAATATTTTGCCGTTAACGCACCTCAACAACGCCATGCGCCGTGTAGCTTTTGAGGGAGCAAGCCTGGCGGGCTGTACGCATGAATTACTGATATTATTTATCTGGGGCATTTGCGTTTACGCCGTAGCCATAAAGCTATTTAAGTGGGAATGA
- a CDS encoding DUF2490 domain-containing protein, translating to MPKFSLITFLLFILILPASAQNSKTGTWGIATVLLPGDSLHRWGGYSELQVRSNGVLSQFQYYEAKAGVSYDIDRSFTALLGTGRYTTYDYTNLSAGPQTTETRLWEQMVVNQYLYRIKMEHRYRIEQRWVNGDYRNRFRYRLNVFIPFNHPKIVANTWFASLFDEIFLNNKEPNFERNRMSAALGYQVDKSWIVQAGWINQYNYIPNQSNDKNNLLLMLMYRINRKGAVKREHLPSTGD from the coding sequence ATGCCAAAATTTTCCCTAATTACATTTTTACTATTTATTTTAATACTCCCAGCATCGGCACAGAACAGCAAAACCGGTACCTGGGGTATTGCCACCGTGCTATTACCGGGTGATAGCCTACACCGCTGGGGTGGCTATAGCGAACTACAAGTACGTAGCAATGGCGTACTAAGTCAGTTTCAATATTATGAGGCGAAAGCTGGTGTGAGCTATGACATCGATCGTAGTTTTACCGCTTTGCTGGGTACCGGCCGGTACACTACTTATGATTATACCAACCTGAGCGCCGGTCCGCAAACTACAGAGACCCGCTTATGGGAACAGATGGTGGTGAACCAATACCTGTATCGCATAAAAATGGAGCACCGTTACCGCATAGAACAACGCTGGGTAAATGGCGATTACCGTAACCGTTTCCGCTACCGTTTAAACGTGTTTATTCCGTTTAACCACCCTAAAATTGTGGCTAATACGTGGTTTGCTTCCCTCTTTGATGAGATCTTCCTGAATAACAAAGAGCCTAATTTTGAGCGCAACCGCATGTCGGCCGCTTTGGGTTACCAGGTTGATAAATCATGGATCGTACAGGCAGGATGGATCAACCAGTACAACTATATCCCTAACCAGAGTAACGATAAAAACAATTTATTACTGATGCTGATGTACCGCATTAACCGCAAAGGCGCTGTTAAACGCGAGCACCTGCCCAGTACCGGCGATTAA
- the eno gene encoding phosphopyruvate hydratase — protein sequence MSLIIDVHARQILDSRGNPTVEVEVLTENGALGRAAVPSGASTGAHEAVELRDNDKSKYMGKGVLQAVANVNDVIAKELQGLDVFEQNAIDRLMIELDGTHNKGKLGANAILGVSLAVAKAAALESRQPLYRYVGGVNANTLPIPMMNIVNGGSHSDAPIAFQEFMIMPVGAPSFSEALRWGTEVFHNLKKILHDRGLSTAVGDEGGFAPTFEGTEDGVETILKAIEKAGYKPGVDICLAFDCAASEFYKDGKYDYTKFEGDKGAIRTSAEQADYLASLAAKYPIISIEDGMAEDDWAGWKLLTEKIGDKVQLVGDDLFVTNVERLQQGIDANTANSILVKVNQIGSLTETINAVSLAQTHAYTSVMSHRSGETEDATIADLAVALNCGQIKTGSASRSDRIAKYNQLLRIEEELGANAKFIGKNFKYYPKGN from the coding sequence ATGAGCTTAATTATTGACGTTCATGCCCGCCAGATTCTCGACTCGCGCGGCAACCCTACCGTAGAGGTAGAAGTTTTAACTGAAAACGGAGCGCTTGGTCGCGCGGCGGTACCATCAGGTGCCTCTACAGGTGCGCACGAAGCCGTTGAACTGCGTGACAACGATAAATCTAAATATATGGGCAAGGGCGTTTTACAAGCCGTTGCTAACGTAAATGATGTTATTGCGAAAGAGCTGCAAGGCCTTGATGTGTTTGAACAAAACGCGATTGACCGCCTGATGATTGAGCTTGACGGTACCCATAACAAAGGTAAACTGGGCGCTAACGCCATTTTGGGCGTATCGCTGGCCGTTGCTAAAGCTGCTGCTCTGGAGAGCCGTCAGCCGTTGTACCGTTACGTTGGTGGTGTTAACGCTAACACCCTGCCTATCCCGATGATGAACATCGTTAACGGTGGTTCACACTCTGATGCGCCTATCGCGTTCCAGGAGTTTATGATCATGCCGGTTGGCGCACCTTCATTCTCTGAAGCGCTGCGTTGGGGTACTGAGGTGTTCCACAACCTGAAAAAAATTCTGCATGACCGTGGCCTGTCTACCGCAGTAGGTGACGAAGGTGGTTTTGCGCCAACCTTTGAAGGTACTGAAGATGGTGTTGAAACCATTTTGAAAGCGATTGAGAAAGCCGGTTACAAACCAGGTGTGGATATTTGCCTGGCGTTTGATTGCGCGGCCTCTGAGTTCTACAAAGACGGCAAATACGACTATACTAAGTTTGAAGGCGATAAAGGTGCCATCCGCACCAGCGCTGAGCAAGCTGATTACCTGGCTTCGCTGGCTGCTAAATACCCAATCATTTCTATTGAAGACGGTATGGCTGAGGACGACTGGGCTGGCTGGAAATTGCTGACCGAGAAAATTGGCGACAAAGTACAGCTGGTGGGTGATGACCTGTTTGTAACCAACGTTGAGCGCTTGCAACAAGGTATTGATGCCAACACCGCAAACTCTATCCTGGTAAAAGTTAACCAGATTGGTTCATTAACCGAGACCATCAACGCGGTATCATTGGCACAAACTCATGCTTATACTTCTGTAATGAGTCACCGCTCTGGCGAGACTGAGGACGCTACCATTGCCGACTTAGCCGTTGCCCTGAACTGCGGTCAGATCAAAACCGGTTCTGCATCACGTTCAGACAGGATTGCAAAATACAACCAGTTACTGCGTATTGAAGAAGAACTGGGCGCTAACGCGAAATTCATCGGCAAAAACTTTAAATATTATCCGAAAGGAAACTAA
- a CDS encoding M20 family metallopeptidase has protein sequence MIKEKIQQLTQDIFNDVVANRRHLHSHPELSFNEVQTSAFVAGKLDELGIPYVRMADNGLVGLITGAKPSNNVVALRADMDALPITEANDVPYKSQNVGVMHACGHDVHTSSLLGTAKILTALKNDFGGTVKLIFQPAEEKLPGGASLMIKEGVLENPKPQAVMGQHVMPLIDAGKVGFRVGKYMASTDELYVTVRGKGGHGAQPQQNVDPVIITAHILTALQQVVSRFSDPKNPCVLSFGKVIANGATNVIPNEVYLEGTFRTMDEKWRAEAHKRMKKMAEGIAESMGATCEFNIMNGYPFLINEEKVTRAARANAVDFLGEENVEDLDIWMAAEDFAYYSQVADSCFYRLGTRNEARGITSSVHTPTFDIDEDAFKVSTGLMAYLAVKQLGN, from the coding sequence ATGATCAAAGAAAAGATACAGCAGCTTACGCAAGATATTTTTAACGATGTGGTGGCCAACCGCCGTCACCTGCACAGTCACCCTGAATTGTCTTTTAATGAGGTACAAACCTCGGCCTTTGTAGCAGGTAAATTGGATGAACTGGGGATTCCATACGTGCGCATGGCTGATAACGGTTTGGTAGGATTGATAACCGGTGCGAAACCAAGCAATAATGTAGTGGCTCTGCGCGCCGATATGGACGCACTGCCTATTACCGAGGCTAATGATGTGCCTTACAAATCGCAAAACGTAGGTGTAATGCACGCTTGCGGTCATGATGTGCACACTTCATCGCTATTGGGCACAGCCAAAATATTAACCGCGCTGAAAAATGATTTCGGCGGAACGGTAAAACTGATCTTCCAACCGGCGGAAGAAAAACTGCCAGGCGGCGCCAGCCTGATGATTAAAGAAGGCGTACTGGAAAATCCAAAGCCGCAGGCGGTAATGGGGCAGCACGTAATGCCTTTGATAGATGCAGGTAAGGTAGGCTTCCGTGTAGGTAAATATATGGCCAGTACAGATGAGCTTTATGTTACCGTAAGAGGAAAAGGGGGTCACGGTGCACAACCGCAGCAAAATGTAGATCCGGTAATCATCACCGCACATATCCTGACGGCCCTGCAACAGGTAGTAAGCCGTTTTTCAGATCCTAAGAACCCGTGCGTACTGTCATTCGGTAAAGTAATTGCCAATGGCGCTACTAACGTAATCCCTAACGAGGTTTACCTGGAAGGTACCTTCCGCACCATGGATGAGAAATGGCGCGCCGAAGCACACAAACGCATGAAGAAGATGGCCGAAGGCATTGCCGAAAGCATGGGCGCTACCTGCGAGTTTAATATTATGAATGGCTATCCATTCCTCATCAACGAAGAAAAAGTAACCAGAGCTGCCCGCGCCAATGCCGTAGATTTCCTCGGCGAAGAAAACGTAGAGGATCTGGACATCTGGATGGCCGCCGAAGACTTTGCCTACTACAGCCAGGTAGCCGACAGCTGTTTCTACCGCCTGGGCACCCGTAATGAGGCCCGCGGCATAACTTCATCTGTACACACCCCAACCTTTGATATTGATGAAGACGCGTTTAAAGTGAGCACAGGCCTAATGGCTTATCTGGCGGTGAAGCAGTTGGGGAATTAA
- a CDS encoding SPOR domain-containing protein, whose translation MLFTLAVKAQTRGTVEVVQDPLIDTLMARRLHPTKAYMPVGGATAPGNGSTISSDGYRIQFFTGTSRADAYAAQNKLKARFPELHTYISYKEPNFKVHAGDFRTRMDASRVMQQLRPYFPVLFIIAEKINPQLNEQN comes from the coding sequence ATGCTTTTCACTTTAGCGGTAAAAGCGCAAACCCGCGGCACGGTAGAAGTGGTGCAAGACCCGTTGATTGATACGCTGATGGCCCGCAGGCTGCATCCAACCAAGGCATACATGCCCGTTGGCGGCGCCACAGCGCCCGGCAACGGCAGTACTATTTCTTCAGATGGTTATCGCATCCAATTTTTTACCGGCACTAGCAGGGCCGATGCTTATGCCGCACAGAATAAGCTGAAAGCACGTTTCCCTGAGCTGCATACCTACATCAGCTACAAAGAGCCGAATTTTAAGGTGCACGCCGGTGATTTCCGCACCCGTATGGATGCTTCGCGTGTGATGCAGCAATTACGACCTTACTTCCCGGTACTGTTTATTATTGCCGAGAAGATCAATCCCCAACTTAACGAACAGAACTGA
- the secA gene encoding preprotein translocase subunit SecA, which translates to MLNFISKLFGSKSERDVKAIQPIVEQIKAEYAKLSGITHDELRAMSVNFKEKIKTGLADIDAQINDIKARVENEADMDVNEKVGLYTELDKLQKERDTELEKILMVILPQAFAVIKETARRLKENPTIEVTATDFDRELAAKKPNVVIKGDKAIHANTWTAAGNQVTWDMVHYDVQLIGGTVLHQGKISEMATGEGKTLVATLPAYLNALAGQGVHIVTVNDYLARRDSEWMGPLYEFHGLSVDCIDRHEPNSPARRKAYLADITFGTNNEFGFDYLRDNMTRSPEELVQRKLHFAMVDEVDSVLIDDARTPLIIAGPIPRGDEHEFYELKPRIERLVNAQRNYITGVLNEAKKQINDGNTDQDGGGLALFRAHRGLPKNKALIKFLSEGGNRQVLQKTENYYMQDQGKEMPKVDEDLFFVIDEKNNQVELTEKGIELITASGEDPHFFVMPDVGTELAAIEKSDLAAEEKVQRKDELMRDFSIKSERIHSVNQLLKAYTLFEKDTEYILDEGKVKIVDEQTGRIMDGRRYSDGLHQAIEAKENVKVEDATQTFATITLQNYFRMYHKLCGMTGTAVTEAGEFWEIYKLDVVEIPTNTPISRKDDQDLVYRTVREKYNAVADEIVKLTEAGRPVLVGTTSVDISELLSRMLKLRGIKHNVLNAKLHQKEADIVAEAGKAGTVTIATNMAGRGTDIKLGAGVKDAGGLAIIGTERHESRRVDRQLRGRSGRQGDPGSSQFFVSLEDNLMRLFGSERIANLMVRMGIEEGEVIQHSMITKSIERAQRKVEENNFGIRKRLLEYDDVMNSQRTVIYAKRKNALFGERLDVDINNTIFDVVEDVVTEYKEQNNYEGFQLEIIRLFSVDVESTQEQFAGKSINALVDETFAAVTDFYKRKSEGIAEQAFPVLQDVFHTRGAQIEDIIVPFTDGIHGIQVSVPLKKAVENKGLEVFKSFEKNVTLYLIDDAWKEHLREMDELKQSVQNAVYEQKDPLLVYKFEAFELFRQMLTNVNKELVSFLFRGVIPVQQAPEEIREAQPQPRTDMRNMRASKPELISEGAMEGIPGLPMDDTREHQKQMPVRAEQKIGRNDPCPCGSGKKYKNCHGVGEE; encoded by the coding sequence ATGTTAAATTTTATAAGCAAGCTTTTTGGAAGTAAGTCGGAACGGGATGTGAAGGCTATTCAACCAATAGTTGAACAGATAAAAGCTGAATATGCAAAGTTATCAGGCATTACGCATGATGAGCTGCGTGCCATGTCTGTAAACTTTAAAGAGAAGATCAAAACCGGTCTGGCCGATATTGACGCCCAGATAAACGATATAAAGGCCCGCGTTGAGAACGAGGCGGATATGGACGTTAACGAAAAAGTTGGTCTGTATACCGAGCTGGATAAATTGCAGAAGGAGCGCGATACGGAGCTGGAAAAAATACTGATGGTGATTTTACCACAGGCTTTTGCCGTGATAAAAGAAACTGCTCGCCGTTTAAAAGAAAACCCAACCATTGAAGTTACTGCTACCGATTTTGACCGAGAGCTGGCTGCCAAAAAGCCAAACGTGGTTATTAAAGGCGATAAAGCCATCCACGCTAACACGTGGACTGCCGCTGGTAACCAGGTAACCTGGGATATGGTGCACTATGATGTACAGCTGATTGGCGGTACGGTGCTGCACCAGGGTAAAATATCTGAGATGGCTACGGGTGAGGGTAAAACGCTGGTGGCTACGCTGCCTGCTTACCTGAACGCGCTGGCCGGTCAGGGGGTACACATTGTAACGGTGAACGATTACCTGGCCCGTCGTGACTCGGAGTGGATGGGCCCGCTGTATGAGTTCCACGGCTTGTCGGTTGATTGTATTGACAGGCACGAGCCAAACTCGCCAGCCCGTCGTAAAGCGTATCTGGCCGATATTACCTTCGGTACCAATAATGAATTTGGTTTTGACTACCTGCGTGACAATATGACACGCAGCCCGGAAGAGCTGGTACAGCGCAAGCTGCACTTTGCCATGGTGGATGAGGTTGACTCGGTTTTAATTGACGATGCCCGTACTCCATTGATTATTGCCGGTCCTATTCCGCGCGGTGATGAGCATGAGTTTTATGAGCTGAAACCACGTATTGAGCGCCTGGTAAATGCACAGCGTAATTACATTACCGGTGTGCTGAACGAGGCCAAGAAACAAATAAACGACGGTAATACCGATCAGGACGGTGGTGGTTTGGCACTGTTCCGCGCACATCGTGGTTTGCCAAAAAATAAGGCCTTAATTAAGTTTTTGAGTGAAGGCGGTAACCGTCAGGTACTGCAAAAAACCGAAAACTATTACATGCAGGATCAGGGCAAGGAGATGCCTAAGGTTGATGAAGACCTGTTCTTTGTAATTGACGAGAAAAATAACCAGGTAGAGCTGACCGAAAAAGGTATCGAACTGATTACCGCATCGGGCGAAGATCCACACTTCTTTGTGATGCCAGACGTGGGTACAGAACTGGCTGCCATTGAGAAATCTGATCTGGCTGCCGAAGAGAAAGTGCAACGCAAAGATGAGCTGATGCGCGATTTCTCTATCAAATCTGAGCGTATCCACTCGGTTAACCAGTTGCTGAAAGCTTATACCTTGTTTGAAAAAGATACGGAGTATATCCTGGACGAGGGCAAGGTGAAAATTGTAGACGAGCAGACCGGCCGTATTATGGATGGTCGTCGTTATAGCGATGGCTTGCACCAGGCTATTGAGGCCAAAGAGAATGTGAAAGTAGAAGACGCTACACAAACTTTTGCGACTATTACTCTGCAAAACTACTTCAGGATGTACCACAAATTGTGCGGTATGACTGGTACAGCGGTTACAGAAGCAGGCGAGTTCTGGGAAATCTATAAACTGGATGTGGTTGAAATTCCAACCAACACTCCAATTTCACGCAAGGATGACCAGGATTTAGTTTACCGTACGGTGCGCGAAAAATACAATGCCGTTGCAGACGAGATTGTGAAACTGACAGAGGCAGGTCGCCCGGTACTGGTGGGTACTACCTCGGTAGATATTTCTGAGTTATTGAGCCGTATGCTGAAGCTGCGCGGCATTAAACATAACGTACTGAATGCCAAATTGCACCAGAAAGAGGCCGACATCGTAGCCGAGGCTGGTAAAGCAGGCACGGTAACCATTGCCACCAACATGGCTGGTCGTGGTACGGATATTAAACTGGGCGCTGGTGTTAAAGATGCGGGCGGTCTGGCCATCATCGGTACTGAGCGCCATGAGTCTCGTCGTGTAGACAGACAGCTGCGCGGTCGTTCTGGTCGTCAGGGTGACCCGGGTTCTTCACAGTTCTTCGTGTCGCTGGAAGATAACCTGATGCGCTTGTTCGGTTCTGAGCGTATTGCCAACCTGATGGTACGTATGGGTATTGAAGAGGGTGAGGTAATTCAGCACTCGATGATTACCAAATCTATCGAGCGTGCACAACGTAAAGTTGAAGAAAACAACTTCGGTATCCGTAAGCGCCTGCTGGAGTATGATGACGTGATGAACTCGCAGCGTACCGTGATCTATGCTAAACGTAAAAACGCCTTGTTTGGCGAACGTTTGGATGTAGATATCAACAATACCATTTTTGATGTGGTTGAAGACGTGGTGACCGAGTACAAAGAGCAAAATAACTACGAAGGCTTCCAACTGGAGATCATTCGCTTGTTCTCTGTTGACGTTGAAAGCACTCAGGAACAGTTTGCCGGCAAATCGATCAACGCTTTGGTTGACGAAACCTTTGCTGCGGTAACGGATTTCTACAAACGTAAATCTGAAGGTATTGCTGAGCAGGCATTCCCTGTGCTGCAGGATGTATTCCATACCCGCGGTGCGCAGATTGAAGATATTATTGTTCCGTTTACCGATGGTATTCACGGTATCCAGGTTTCTGTGCCGTTGAAAAAAGCGGTAGAGAACAAAGGTCTGGAAGTGTTCAAATCATTTGAGAAGAACGTTACCCTGTACCTGATTGACGATGCCTGGAAAGAGCACCTGCGCGAGATGGACGAGTTGAAACAATCTGTACAGAACGCCGTTTACGAACAGAAAGACCCATTGCTGGTTTACAAATTCGAAGCGTTTGAGCTGTTCCGCCAGATGCTGACCAACGTAAATAAAGAGCTGGTAAGCTTCCTGTTCCGCGGTGTAATTCCGGTGCAACAAGCGCCAGAAGAAATCCGTGAGGCTCAGCCACAGCCGCGTACAGATATGAGAAACATGCGCGCCTCAAAACCCGAGCTGATTAGCGAAGGTGCGATGGAAGGCATCCCTGGTTTGCCAATGGATGATACCCGCGAGCATCAAAAACAAATGCCGGTACGCGCCGAGCAAAAAATAGGCAGAAATGACCCTTGTCCATGCGGCAGCGGTAAGAAATACAAAAACTGCCACGGCGTAGGCGAAGAATAA
- a CDS encoding intradiol ring-cleavage dioxygenase has product MERKIFLKSLIIGAASTSALAAACKKDDTASTTSTGSSSASTPPSSSNGCAVAPTETEGPFPTHTPASYVRSDITDGRTGYKLTVKIIILSNSNSCNPLANAMVDIWHCDKDGNYSEYGGSGMQATDYTSVHFLRGRQTTDTSGLVTYTSIFPGWYSGRSTHIHVHVYNSSGTSLKVTQIAFPEGSGSAVAQVNGYSKGLTGYTYNASDNVFSDSYATEIAAVTGNTTDGFVLTMSISV; this is encoded by the coding sequence ATGGAAAGAAAGATTTTTTTAAAGAGCCTGATTATAGGGGCAGCTTCCACCTCAGCGCTGGCAGCTGCTTGTAAAAAGGATGATACGGCCAGCACTACTTCAACCGGCAGTTCGTCGGCTAGCACACCGCCAAGCAGTAGCAACGGCTGTGCAGTGGCACCAACAGAAACGGAGGGCCCTTTTCCAACCCACACACCGGCATCATACGTGCGCAGCGATATTACCGACGGCCGCACCGGCTACAAGCTTACGGTTAAGATCATCATCTTGAGTAACAGCAATAGTTGCAACCCGCTGGCCAACGCCATGGTTGATATTTGGCATTGCGATAAAGACGGCAACTACTCTGAATACGGCGGCAGTGGCATGCAGGCTACAGACTACACATCGGTACACTTTCTGCGCGGCCGCCAAACAACCGACACCAGCGGACTGGTTACTTATACCAGTATTTTCCCGGGTTGGTACAGCGGCAGGTCTACACATATCCATGTGCATGTTTATAACTCATCGGGCACATCGTTAAAAGTAACGCAGATTGCCTTCCCCGAAGGTAGCGGCAGCGCCGTGGCACAGGTAAATGGTTACAGCAAAGGCTTAACCGGCTATACCTACAACGCCAGCGACAATGTGTTTAGCGACAGCTATGCCACAGAAATTGCCGCCGTTACCGGTAACACCACCGACGGGTTTGTACTGACGATGAGCATTAGTGTGTAA